In Oncorhynchus kisutch isolate 150728-3 unplaced genomic scaffold, Okis_V2 scaffold3931, whole genome shotgun sequence, a genomic segment contains:
- the LOC109882638 gene encoding zinc finger protein 501-like, whose translation MSSISYWTPIKEEVCWSEKEALGLNIIMKEEEEDDITVKGEDPEMTVTGKGEEEAVLVKEGEEGEMTVTWKGEEEAVLVKEEGEMTVTWKGEEEAVRGGEEKKGSDLTHQRERPDSRSDTRKSPTGESAPVTSKPARPHHCSQCGKRFIRLGHLKQHKRTHTGEKPFQCSQCGKGFGQSSDLKVHERIHTGEKPYQCSQCENTFFSSGDLKSHEKTHLVERPFQCSQCGKGFIQSAHLKEHERIHTGEKPFQCSQCGKSFTQRGKLTNHERRHTGEKPHHCSQCGKGFGQSGHLKVHERTHTGEKPYQCSQCEKKFLSAGYLKSHEKTHLVERPFQCSQCGKGFIQSSHLKDHERIHTGEKPFQCSQCGKSFTQRGKLKDHERTHTGEKPHHCSQCGKDFGQSGHLKVHERTHTGEKPYQCSQCEKKFFSSGDLKSHERTHLVERPFQCSQCGKGYIHSWHLKEHMRIHTRTTIPVLSVWKGV comes from the exons ATGAGCTCAATAAGCTACTGGACCCCTATTAAAGAAGAGGTCTGCTGGTCGGAAAAAGAAGCTCTGGGGCTGAACATTAtcatgaaagaggaagaggaggatgatatCACCGTGAAAGGCGAGGATCCGGAGATGACTGTCACAGGGAAAGGGGAGGAAGAAGCTGTGTtagtgaaggagggagaggagggggagatgactgtcACATGGAAAGGGGAGGAAGAAGCTGTGTtagtgaaggaggagggggagatgactgtcACATGGAAAGGGGAGGAAGAAGCTGT gagaggaggagaagagaagaaaggatcagatttgactcatcaaa GAGAGAGGCCAGACTCTCGCTCTGACACTAGGAAGAGTCCTACAGGGGAATCGGCCCCAGTGACATCCAAACCAGCAAGACCCCaccactgttcccagtgtggaaagcgaTTTATCCGGTTAGGGCACCTGAAACAACATAAGAGAacacatacaggggagaagccattccaatgctcccagtgtggaaagggttttggACAGTCAAGTGATCTAAAAGTGCATGaaagaatacacactggagagaagccgtaTCAATGCTCACAGTGTGAAAATACATTTTTCTCATCAGGggacctgaaatcacatgagaAAACACACTTAGTAGAGAGGCCTTTCcagtgctcccagtgtggaaagggatTTATCCAGTCAGCGCATCTGAAAGAGCatgaaagaatacacacaggagagaagccattccaatgctcccagtgtggaaagagttttacccagaGAGGGAAGCTGACAAATCATGAAAGAAGACATACAGGTGAGAAGCCTCatcactgctctcagtgtggaaagggttttggACAGTCAGGGCATTTAAAAGTGCATgaaagaacacacactggagagaagccatatcaatgctcccagtgtgaaaAGAAGTTTTTGTCAGCAGGGTACCTGAAATCACATGAGAAAACACACTTAGTAGAGAGGCctttccaatgctcccagtgtggaaagggatTTATCCAGTCATCGCATCTGAAAGACCatgaaagaatacacacaggagagaagccattccaatgctcccagtgtggcaagagTTTTACCCAGAGAGGGAAGCTGAAAGATcatgaaagaacacatacaggggagaagcctcatcactgctctcagtgtggaaaggATTTTGGACAGTCAGGGCATTTAAAAGTGCATgaaagaacacacactggagagaagccatatcaatgctcccagtgtgaaaAGAAATTTTTCTCATCAGGggacctgaaatcacatgagagaACACACTTAGTAGAGAGGCCTTTCCaatgctctcagtgtggaaaggGATATATTCACTCATGGCATCTGAAAGAGCATATGAGAATACACACGAGAACAACCATTCCAgtgctctcagtgtggaaaggGGTTTAA
- the LOC116372126 gene encoding gastrula zinc finger protein XlCGF57.1-like yields the protein MNKETPIPPPSSLSLRPSSPFTLPGAPGRASPGSALLQGMKRLSVLLVDCRKTTGLRGSHNRRSLRRVISGEANEHDADGAENSLSRSEHLKHQQRVAGKKPHRCSYCGKSFTSSSNLKTHQRIHTGEKPFHCTDCGKSFVQLGNLKIHLRTHTQEKPYHCSVCEKSFSTSHGNKVHQRTHTGEKPYHCSDCGKSFAHSRNLIKHQRIHTGEKPYSCDQCGKRFTSSNDLILHHRIHTGEKPYHCLDCGKSFTQASNLKTHQRRHLGQKLHHCSDCGSNFSTSRGLELHQRTHTGVKPYYCFSCSKSFARLDGLTVHQRTHTGEKPFSCDQCGKRFAQSAHLTVHQRTHTGEKPYHCSDCGISFINSSHLKVHQRVHTGEKPYNCDVCGKSFVASGSLASHLRTHTGEKPYHCTDCGTSFGKSGHLKVHQRTHTGEKPYHCADCGKSFAEPGGLKSHRRTHTGEKPYHCSDCGMGLTTSGGLKIHRRTHTGEKPFHCSDCGKRFNQSGQLVLHQRIHTGEKPYHCSDCGLSCTSSGDLKVHLRTHTGEKPFGCDQCGKRFAQSGSLAGHKRTHTGEKPFGCDRCGKRFSQSGTLAGHKRKHHTGG from the exons ATGAATAAG GAAACACCTatcccacccccctcctccctctccctccgaccctcctcccccttcaccctcccGGGGGCCCCAGGTCGTGCCTCTCCCGGTAGTGCCTTACTGcagggtatgaagaggttgtctgtgctgttggtggactgcaggaaaacaacaggGCTGA GGGGCAGCCATAACCGTCGCTCTCTCAGAAGAGTCATATCTGGGGAGGCTAACGAACATGATGCTGACGGGGCAGAGAacagtctctccagatcagaacacctcaaacACCAGCAGAGAGTGGCAGGGAAGAAACCTCACCGCTGCTCatactgtggaaagagtttcaccTCTTCGTCAAACCTtaaaacacaccagagaattcataCTGGAGAGAAACCGTTTCACTGCacagactgtgggaagagttttgttcaaTTAGGCAACCTGAAAATTCATctgcggacacacacacaagagaagccttaccactgctctgtcTGTGAGAAGAGCTTTTCAACATCACATGGTAATAAAGTGCACCAGAGAACGCACaccggagagaagccttaccactgctctgactgtgggaagagttttgctcaTTCAAGAAATCTGATAAAGCACcagcgcatacacacaggagagaaaccgtacagctgtgatcaatgtgggaagagatttactAGCTCAAATGACCTGATACTACACCatagaatacacactggagagaaaccttaccactGTTTGGACTGTGGGAAAAGTTTTACTCAGGCAAGCAACCTGAAAACACACCAGCGCAGACACCTGGGCCAGAAGCTTCACCACTGTTCAGATTGTGGAAGTAACTTTTCAACATCAAGGGGTTTAGAGCTGCACCAGCGAACACACACCGGTGTGAAACCTTACTACTGCTTCAGCTGTAGTAAAAGTTTTGCTAGATTAGACGGACTGACAGTGcaccagcgaacacacacaggtgagaagccttttagctgtgatcagtgtgggaagagatttgctcAGTCAGCACACTTGactgtacaccagagaacacacactggagagaaaccataCCACTGCTCAGACTGTGGAATAAGCTTTATTAATTCAAGTCACCTTAAGGTACATCAGagagtacacacaggagagaagccttataacTGTGATGTATGTGGCAAAAGTTTTGTTGCATCAGGAAGTCTGGCTTCACACCTTCGAacccacacaggagagaagccttaccattgTACCGACTGTGGGACAAGCTTTGGCAAGTCAGGCCATTTAAAAgtgcaccagagaacacacacaggagagaagccttaccattgtgccgactgtgggaaaagctttgCTGAGCCAGGCGGTTTAAAGTCACAccggagaacacacacaggagagaagccttaccactgctctgactgcGGAATGGGCTTAACCACTTCAGGTGGACTTAAAATACAccggagaacacacacaggagaaaaaccattccactgctctgactgtgggaaaagaTTTAATCAGTCTGGGCAGTTGGTTTTACACCAGCGAATACACACTGGCgaaaagccttaccactgctcagaCTGTGGGCTGAGTTGTACTTCTTCAGGGGATTTAAAAGTGCACCtgcgaacacacactggagagaagccttttggctgtgatcagtgtgggaagaggttCGCTCAGTCAGGAAGCCTGGCTGgacacaagagaacacacactggagagaagccttttgGCTGTGATCGGTGTGGGAAGaggttcagtcagtcaggaaCCCTGGCTGGACACAAGAGGAAACACCACACTGGTGGGTAA